DNA from bacterium:
TTCTCCGCCACCATCGCCGCCACGGCCAGGGGTTCGAGCGCCGGTGCGTAGGGGGGGGCGTAGGCGTGCTCGAGATGCGTGAAATCCGCCAGTGTGGCTCCCTGCGCCAGCAGCTGGGTCGCCGTGTCGATCCGCTTGGCGACCTCGCCTTCGCCCGCCGCCTGGACGCCCGTCACCTGTCGCGTATCCGGCCGGTAGGAAAGCTGGATCGCGATCTCCCTGGACTCGGGCCAGTAGTCGGCCGTGTCGTGGGCGGTGATCCAGACGGAGCGGGTCTCGAGACCGGCGGCCGCGGCGGCCGCGCGCGTCAGCCCCGTCGCGGCGACGTTCAGGTCGAAGACCCTGAGCGCGCACGCCCCGGCGACGGGGGGGAAGGCGTCGTCGCGACCCGCCAGGATGTTGGCCAGGGTGCGGCCCTGCCGGTTCGCCAGCGAACCCAGGGGCACGTGGACCGGCCGACCGGTCAGGACGTGCCGGGTCTCCGCGGCGTCGCCGACCGCCCAGACGTGGGGCGTCGAGGTGGCCAGGCGCTCGTCCACGGCCACGGCGCCGGTGGGGCCGAGCCGCACGCCGGCCGCGGCGGCCAGTTCGATCTCCGGCCGCACGCCGATGGCCACGACCGCCACGTCTCCCTCCACGATCTCGCCGCCGGCCAGGCGGATGCGGACCCGCTCGTCGTCCGCGTCGATGCTCTCCACCGTCGCGCCCAGTCGCAGGTCCACGTCTTCGCTGCGCAGGGCGGCGGCGACGATCGCGCCCACCTCGGCATCGAGCAGGCCGGGCAGGGGCGCCGGCGCGGATTCCAGGAGCGTCACCTCCGCGCCCCACAGGGCGGCGAAGGCCTCGGCCAGCTCACAGCCCAGGAAACCGGCGCCGATGATCACGGCGTGACGGAGCTTGCCGCCGGCGAGATCCGCGTGCAGCGCCTTCATGTCCTCGTGGGTATGGAAGAACGTGATGCGGGGATGCTCGGGCTGGCCGGGCAGGGGACGGGGCGCGGCCCCGGTGGCGAGTACCAGCTCGTCCCAGTCCAGGATGCGCTCGGCTCCCCCTGCGTCGCGGACGAGCAGGGTGCGGGCCTGGGCGTCGACGTCCTCCGCGCGCTGGCCGGCGAGGATCTCGATGCCCTTGACATCGGTGAAATAGGCGCTGTCGCGTGTGGCGCCGTCGTTGGTGCGGTGCAGGGCCTCGGGGTCGGAAATGTCGCCGGAGAGGACGTAGGGCAGGCCGCAGGCGGCCCAGGAGAAGGTGTCGCGCGATTCGACGACCCTGATCGACCATGTCGGCTGCAGGCGGGCGAGACGGCTCGCGCAGCGCAGCCCCGCTGCCGAGGCTCCGACGACGACCACGTTGCGTTTGTAGCCCGTCAATGGAATCACTTCCGTGGCGCGGCGCGCGGGGGGGGGCGGTCGGGCCGGGTCCCTCCCCGCGCGCGGCGCGTTCTCTACAGGATCCTGTTCTGCTCGCGGACCGTGATCGCGATCTTGTAGAGCCCCGTCAGGATGAGGAAGCCGATCCCGTAGACGCCGAGCGTGATCAGCGTCTCGGGCACGGTCGGGAAGTACTCGGTGATGCCGCCCAGCGGGTTCGGGATGAACCCGGCGACCACCAGTCCGAGTCCCTTCTCGATCCAGACGGCGACGATGATGCCCGCGCAGATGAAGGGCAGGACCCTCTCGTTGCGGCGCACGGCGGGCACGTACATCAGGATCAACGCCAGGATCGACAGGGAGACCGACAGCCACATCCACGGCGCCAGCGCCGACTTGCCCTCCAGACCCAGGAAGAGGTACTGGAAGTGGTGGACGTGCTCGGGGATGTCGCTGTAGAGCCCCGTGAAGAGCTCGACGGCGACGAAGAAGATGTTCACCGACAGGGCGTAGGTGACGATCAGCGACAGCTCCTTGATCGCCTCGCGCCCCGGATCGAACTTCGTGAACCGCCGCACGAGCAGCGACAGGATGATCAGCAGGCTCGGTCCGGAGGCGAAGGCCGAGGCCAGGAACCTGGGCACCAGGATGGCCGTCAGCCAGAAGGAGCGCGCCTCCAGGCCCGAGTACAGGAAGGCCGTCACGGTGTGGATGCTGACCGCCCAGGGGATCGACAGGATGATCACGGGCCTGATCCAGTCCGGCGGCGCGACGCCCTTGCGCTCCGCGCCGAAGACCACCAGGCTGATCACCACGTTCAGGCCCAGGTAGCCCATCAGCGACATCATGTCCCAGAACATGAGCGAGTTGACCGTGGGGAACCTCATCACGTTGAGCACCCGCGTCGGCTGTCCCATGTCGACGAAGATGAACAGCATGCACATGATCACGGCCGCGATGGCCAGGCATTCGCCCAGGATGACCATCTTGCCGAACGGCTTGAAGTTGTGCAGGTAGTAGGGCAGGACCACCATCACCGCCGAGGCAGCGACCCCGACCATGAAGGTGAACTGGGCGATGTAGAATCCCCAGGGGACGTCCCGGCTGAGCCCGGTGATCATCAGTCCCTCGTTCAGCTGGCGCCAGTACGCCAGGAAACCGGCCGCGATCACCAGGGCGAGGAATCCGACCCAGGTCCAGTACCTGCGGCTGCCGGTGAGTGCCTTCTCTAGCATGACTTCCTCTCGTTCCTTAGACGATGTAGAAGATGTGGGGCGCGGTGCCGAGACTCGGCTTGCGGCGGATCGTGTTCGCGGTCCGCAGCGCTCTCGACACGTCCGACTCCGGATCGTTCAGATCACCGAACAGGAGCACGCCCTCGTTGCCCGCGGCGGCGCAGGCCTCGACGCAGGCCGGTATCCGGCCCCTGGCCAGGCGCTCCTTGCAGAAGTTGCACTTCTCGACGACGCCCTTGGTCCGCGTCGGGTAGTCCGGCTGGACGTCCTCGATGTAGGGCCGGGGATCGCGCCAGTTGAAGCTGCGCGAGCCGTAGGGACAGGCCGCGATGCAGTAACGGCAGCCGATGCAGCGATGCATGTCCATGGCGACGATCCCGTCCTCGGCCTTGAACGTGGCCTGGGTAGGACAGACCCGGACGCAGGGCGGACGATCGCAATGGTTGCAGAGGACCGGCACCGACTGCTCCAGGACCGATTTCTCGGTGTAGGGATGCACCTGGGTCGGGAAGGCCCTGGGGTACTTTTCCTTCCAGATCCACTTGACCTCGTGCCGGGGTTCGGGGATCTCGGGCACGTTGTGGACCAGGTGGCAGGCGTCGCTGCAGGCGCTGCAGCCGTCCCGCCGGCGGCATTTCGTCGTGTCGATGACCATGGCCCAGCGTGGTCCCGCATGCGCGTCGCGAGCGCGTTTCTCCGGCCCGCTGGCGACGACCGGTCCGCCGACCCCCAGTCCCAGCAGGGACGCGCCGGAGATCTTGAGGAAGTCTCTCCTACCCTTGTCCATGGCTGGCTCCTCCTCCCGGTTCGACGTGGCATTCCCAGCACTTGGGGGCGACGCCGACGTAGTTGTGGCACCGGTCGCAGAACGTGTCCTTGTTCAGGTGGCACTTCATGCAGGTGTTCTGCAGGCTCATGTCGTAATCGTGATGATCCTGGTGCGAGACGTAGGTCCTCTCGCCCGTGCGCACGACGGAATCCCGCCACTCGTTAAGCAGGTCCATGTGCCAGCTCCTCATGTACGCCTTGGACTCGACGCACTGCGTCTCGCCCTCGGGGTACACCAGGTCCGGCCGGTAGTCCGACTGGCCGCGGGTCGTCGTGTACCAGATCGGGAAGCTGACCAGGACGAGGAAGACGGCCAGTCCGATCATGATCCTGCCGGTGTCCCTGCTAGGCATCGCCTTCCCCCTTCCCGGCCGCGCCGACGGCCGCGCCCGCCTCGAGAGGCTCGAGACGCAGGTTCATCGTCCGTTCCTTCTGTCCCTTCATCACCATGGCGTTGGCGACCAGCTCGTGGATGCCCGTGACCTTGACTCCCGGGGCCCAGTAGTCGCAGACGGTGGTCAGGGTGGCGCGGTCGATGGCGCAGATGCAGGCCAGCTGGTTGACGTCGAACTTGTCCCGCACGTGGCGCACGGCGTTGCCGCGGGGCAGTCCGCCGCGCAGCCGCATCTCCATGTTCTCGTCGGTGCCGAGACCGGCGCCGCCGCCGCAGCAGAAGGTCTGCTCGCGGATAGTGTTCTCCGGCATCTCGAAGAAGTTGTTGCAGACGTTCCTGATGACGTAGCGCGGCTCCTCGAAGAGGCCCATGGCGCGGGCCGGGTTGCAGGAGTCGTGGAAGGTGACGCGGATGTGGTCGTTCCTGCTCGGGTCCAGTTTCAGCTTGCCGTGCCTGATCAGGTCGGCGGTGAACTCGGCGATGTGGACCATCTTGGTCGAGCGGGCGTGTTCGAACACCGTGCCGGTGATCGGCGAGCGCGGCACCTCGAGAAAGTCCGCCGGTCCGTTCATCGTGTCCATGTACTGGTGCATCACGCGCCACATGTGGCCGCATTCGCCGCCGAGGATCCACTTGACGCCGAGCCGTTTGGCCTCGGCGTAGTTCTTGGCGTTCAGCTTCTTCATCGCCTCGGCGGAGGTGAAGAGGCCGAAGTTGCCGCCATCCGAGGCGTAGGTGCTCCAGGTGTAGTCGAGCCCCAGCTCGTGGAAGAGCATCATGTAGCCCATGCAGGTGAAGGTGCCCGGGTCGGCGAGGAAGTCGCCCGAGGGGGTCACGAAGAGGATCTCGGCCCCCTTCTTGTTTATGGGCGGGTCGATGTGGATGCCCGTCACTTCCTCGATGTCCTCGGCGAAGAACTCCAGCGTGTCTTTCAGGCCGTGGGGCTGGATGCCGATGTGGTTGCCGGTGCGGCTGCAGTTGGCGACGGGTTCCATGACCCAGTTGACGCCCAGGCCGATCAGGTGCAGCAGCTCGCGCGCCATCATCGTGATCTCGGCGGTGTCGATGCCGTAGGGGCAGAACACAGAGCAGCGGCGGCATTCCGTGCACTGGTAGAAGTAGTAGAACCACTCCTTGATCACGTCGACCGTCAGCTTGCGGCCGCCCGCGAACCTGCCCAGCAGCTTGCCGACGGCCGTGAAGTCGTTGCGGTAGACCGAGCGCAGCAGCTCGGCGCGCAGCACCGGCATGTTCTTGGGATCGCCGCCGCCGATGTAGAAGTGGCACTTGTCGGCGCAGGCGCCGCACCTCACGCAGGTGTCCATGAAGATCTGGAACGAGCGGTACTTTCCCAGGCGTTCCTTGAAGCCCTCGTGGATGATCTGCTGCCAGTTCTCGGGCAGCTTCCAGTCCTCGTCGGTGGGCGACCACTCGCGCGGGTTGGGCATGCCGAGGTACTCGAGGTGCTTCGGCTTGGCCGGGTAGATCCAGCTTCCCGGGCGGAAGTCGGCGGGCGTGTCCATCCAGCCGCGCCGCGGGGGACGCAGGTCCACGTTCTCCAGATCGGAGTGATCGTAGTACTCCATCTGATCGGGTTTGAGGTCCATCGTCGTCTACTCCTTCTCCACGGGGATACCGGCCGCCTTCATCTTGTCGCGGAATTCGTCCTCGTATTCCTCGTAGGTCCGGATTTTCACCGGGTAGTTCCAGGGATTCACGTGCCGACGCATACGGTTGGTGTTGGCCAGGTTCCGGGTCGGGCTCATGAAGACGCCCGCCATGTGCATCAGCTTGCTGTAGGGGAAGACGGCGAAGAGCACGCAGACCAGGAAGAAGTGCATGAAGAACAGCGGGTCCACGTCGTCCGGCACGGCCGGCTTGAAGCTGAGGATACCTATGGCCAGCGACTTCACGCTCTCGATGTCCGTCTTGGCGAAGTGCCGCATCAGCATGCCGGTGGTGCCGATGCCGAGCAGCAGGGAGAGCGGGAAGTAGTCGTTGGCCAGCGAGATGTAGCGCAGCTGGGGCGAGACGATCCTCCGCAGGAACAGGAAGAGCAGCGCCCCGAGCAGGAGCAGGCTGGTCAGGTACACCGCCGGCACGCCGATCTCGAAGAAGCTGTCGACGGTCTGCAGGCCCAGCACGAAGCCGGGCACGGGCTCGGTGAAGAAGCGCAAGTGCCTGATGAAGATCAGGAGGAACGACCAGTGGAAGACCAGTCCCGCGAGCCAGAGCCACTTGTTGGGACCGTGGACCACGTTGCCGCCGGGCTTGATCTCCATCCGCGTGTTGCGGAACAGGGAGCGGAAGAACAGCACCTCGAGCGCCATTCTTCCGATCACGCCGAGCGTGGTGTGCGGATTGTCGAGCCTGCTCGGGCGTATCCACGAGAGGGATTTCTGCTGTCCGCACGTGGTCGGGATGCGGAAGGGCACGGGGATCAGCGCCCACTTGATCACCCGGTAGATGAAGCCCCCCAGGAAGAGGGCGATGGCGACGTAGGGTATGACCGTCCCCAGGACGTTGCGCAGGCCTGGCGACTGTGCGCCCAGGCCGGCCAGCGTCGCCAGTACGGCCGTCGCGACGAGAGCAGCTAGAATGGTCATTGATTGCCACCTCACGCGGGCTGGAGTCTGCTCCTGTTCCCGATTCTTCCCGGCGCGGATCACGCCGCGCCGATGATCACGCCGGCTCCGCGAATCCGTTGCGGATCTCGCGCAACCGGAGGCTGTACACCTGTTCCCGGCGTTTCACGTAGATGTCGAAGGCGAACAGGGCCAGCTGGTCGATCCGGGTCTCGATCTCGTGCAGTTCGACCAGGATGTCCGGCTCCCTCGCGGCGTCACCGATCTCCTCCCGGACCGCGTCCTTCAGCAGGAAGACGAAGGAAACCGCCGCGGCGGGAGAGAACTCCTGGATGGCCCGGATCTTGATGATTTCTTCCAGGTGGGCGCAGAGGTTCGCCGCGTCCATGCCGTCGAGGACTTCGTCCAGGATGGCCCGGGATGCGTCGGCGAACGTCCGACCGACCGGGTTGGCGAAACGGTTCTTCTGCTGCCTGAGGAAGGCCGCCGTGTCCTCGCCGTAGGTGGCGAGGAGCGACGCCAACCATCTTTCGCCGATGGCCTTCTTCTTCTTCTGGAGGAGATCGCCTGGCATCGGAACTCCCGGTCCGCGGCTTGATGCCGGGGGAGGAGGCCGCAGCCCCCCCTTCCCGAACGTCACGCGAGCAAGTCGTCGGCTAGACGCAGCCCGTCGGTTTCGGCAGGCCGGCGATCTTGCAGGCGCCCTTGGCCGGCCCCGAGGGGAACAGGTCGTAGATCTCGCTGAGCTTGAAGCCGGTCGACTTGCAGAGCTTGCGGATCATCGGTGCGACGCCGAATTCGACGTAGTACTCGCGCAGGAAATTGACGACCTTCCAGTGGTCCTCCGTCAGATCGTCCACGCCCTCGGTCTTGCCCAGGGCCGCGGCGACGATCTCGTTCCACTTGTCGGGTTCCTGGATGAATCCGTCCTCGTCGATCTCCAGGACCTGATCTCCCGCATGGAATTCCGTCATCATCGTCCTCCTTCTTCATTTTTCGGAAGTGTGTCCATCCGACTGTCGTTTGTCATCAGTGCCAGGACGCGTCCCGCCACTCTTGCGCTCCAGCTCTTTCAGGAATTCGGGCGCCGGAGAGTGCCCGAGTCCGACAGCCCGGTCGAGAGACGCGCGGGCGTTGGCAACTTCACCCAGTTCGAGCAGGCCCACCGCGAGGTGGTAGTGTCCGCCGGCATGATCCGGGTCGATTGCCAGCACATGGCGAAAGCACGCGACCATCTCCTCGGCCTGGTGCAGGTAGAGATGGCCCAGTCCCTGGTTGTAGTGGGCCTGCACGAGATCCGGACTGTGCTCGGCCACCCGGCGGTTCACCTCGACGCAGCCAGCGAAATCCCAGCGCCCGAGCAGGATCCCGCCGAGATTGACCCAGGCCTCGTCGAAGGTGGGGTCGAGTTCCACCGCACGGCGGAGACACTCTTCCGCCTTCTTCGCGGCGCCGGCGTGCAACAGGGCGGTGCCCAGCTTCATGTGGGCCGGCGCCGAATCCGGGGTGTCGGCCACGGCCCGGCGAAGCTCCTCGATCCTGCTCTTATTGTCCGCAGCCGCACTTGCCATGCTTCTTCCCTCGTTTCGAGTTCTTCCTGAACCGCTTGTTGAGCGAATCCTGGATGCCCCGGCCCACGGCACCCGGAAAACTGCCGGCCACGGTCTGCAGGACCCCGGCCAGTCCGTCTTTCAAGCCCTCGTCGGCCGCCAGGCGCGCCAGGTCGGGCACCAGGGGCAGCAGGACCTCGGGACGCTCGTCGGCGATCGCCTTGACGACCTCCGGAGCCGTCAACGCGTTGGTTCCCGACTCGTCGTTCATGGCCCAGATCAGGCGGCGCACCACCTGCTGCACCAGGTCCGGATGGTAGCGGGCGGCGAGGGCGACGCCGCGGCAGGCGACCCTGCGCACCTCGGGCTCGGTCCTGTACGTGAGGCTCACGAGATACCGGACGGCCCGGGGTTCGACGCCCAGCAGCATGTCGATCTCGTCGAGCTTGCCGTGCTCGACCATCTCCTGGACGTGCGTGCGCAGGTTCATTGCACCCTCCCGGCCGCGGCCCCGACGAGTCCGTCCGCCCAGTCCGGCGTGGCCAGCGCGTGCAGATGCGTGTAGGCGGCCACGACCTGTCCGACGCAGAGGCCGTCGCGGCCGTCGCCGATCCCGACCCCCCGCGTCAGCTCGAGCACCGTGGGCACCTCGCCCGGACCTTCCCGCAGGCGCGAGTAGTGGAACTCGTGCCCGCTGAGATCCGTGCCTTCCGCCAGGATGGGATTCGCCCGGTCCGGGCGACCCTGCACGTAACCATGCCCCTGCGGACGCGATGTCTGCTCCACGACCACGGGCAGGGCGCCGACCATCTCGTGGGCGACGCCGTCGATCACCAGGGCGCGCGAGAGGTACATGAGCCCTCCGCATTCCGCCCAGACCGGCAGGCCCTCGTCGATCTGCCGCGCGAGCGCCTCGCGCAGGGGTCGGTTGGCCGACAGCTGCGCCGCGTAGACCTCGGGGAAGCCGCCGCCGGCGTAGAGACCGTCGATGACGGGCAGCGCGTCGTCCGTCAGGGGCGAGATCGGCTGGAGCCGTGCCCCGGCCGATTCGAGCGCGGCTAGATTTTCCGGA
Protein-coding regions in this window:
- a CDS encoding 4Fe-4S dicluster domain-containing protein produces the protein MDKGRRDFLKISGASLLGLGVGGPVVASGPEKRARDAHAGPRWAMVIDTTKCRRRDGCSACSDACHLVHNVPEIPEPRHEVKWIWKEKYPRAFPTQVHPYTEKSVLEQSVPVLCNHCDRPPCVRVCPTQATFKAEDGIVAMDMHRCIGCRYCIAACPYGSRSFNWRDPRPYIEDVQPDYPTRTKGVVEKCNFCKERLARGRIPACVEACAAAGNEGVLLFGDLNDPESDVSRALRTANTIRRKPSLGTAPHIFYIV
- a CDS encoding TusE/DsrC/DsvC family sulfur relay protein — encoded protein: MTEFHAGDQVLEIDEDGFIQEPDKWNEIVAAALGKTEGVDDLTEDHWKVVNFLREYYVEFGVAPMIRKLCKSTGFKLSEIYDLFPSGPAKGACKIAGLPKPTGCV
- the nrfD gene encoding polysulfide reductase NrfD — protein: MLEKALTGSRRYWTWVGFLALVIAAGFLAYWRQLNEGLMITGLSRDVPWGFYIAQFTFMVGVAASAVMVVLPYYLHNFKPFGKMVILGECLAIAAVIMCMLFIFVDMGQPTRVLNVMRFPTVNSLMFWDMMSLMGYLGLNVVISLVVFGAERKGVAPPDWIRPVIILSIPWAVSIHTVTAFLYSGLEARSFWLTAILVPRFLASAFASGPSLLIILSLLVRRFTKFDPGREAIKELSLIVTYALSVNIFFVAVELFTGLYSDIPEHVHHFQYLFLGLEGKSALAPWMWLSVSLSILALILMYVPAVRRNERVLPFICAGIIVAVWIEKGLGLVVAGFIPNPLGGITEYFPTVPETLITLGVYGIGFLILTGLYKIAITVREQNRIL
- a CDS encoding RsbRD N-terminal domain-containing protein; amino-acid sequence: MPGDLLQKKKKAIGERWLASLLATYGEDTAAFLRQQKNRFANPVGRTFADASRAILDEVLDGMDAANLCAHLEEIIKIRAIQEFSPAAAVSFVFLLKDAVREEIGDAAREPDILVELHEIETRIDQLALFAFDIYVKRREQVYSLRLREIRNGFAEPA
- the dsrM gene encoding sulfate reduction electron transfer complex DsrMKJOP subunit DsrM; its protein translation is MTILAALVATAVLATLAGLGAQSPGLRNVLGTVIPYVAIALFLGGFIYRVIKWALIPVPFRIPTTCGQQKSLSWIRPSRLDNPHTTLGVIGRMALEVLFFRSLFRNTRMEIKPGGNVVHGPNKWLWLAGLVFHWSFLLIFIRHLRFFTEPVPGFVLGLQTVDSFFEIGVPAVYLTSLLLLGALLFLFLRRIVSPQLRYISLANDYFPLSLLLGIGTTGMLMRHFAKTDIESVKSLAIGILSFKPAVPDDVDPLFFMHFFLVCVLFAVFPYSKLMHMAGVFMSPTRNLANTNRMRRHVNPWNYPVKIRTYEEYEDEFRDKMKAAGIPVEKE
- the dsrJ gene encoding sulfate reduction electron transfer complex DsrMKJOP subunit DsrJ, producing MPSRDTGRIMIGLAVFLVLVSFPIWYTTTRGQSDYRPDLVYPEGETQCVESKAYMRSWHMDLLNEWRDSVVRTGERTYVSHQDHHDYDMSLQNTCMKCHLNKDTFCDRCHNYVGVAPKCWECHVEPGGGASHGQG
- a CDS encoding FAD-dependent oxidoreductase, with protein sequence MTGYKRNVVVVGASAAGLRCASRLARLQPTWSIRVVESRDTFSWAACGLPYVLSGDISDPEALHRTNDGATRDSAYFTDVKGIEILAGQRAEDVDAQARTLLVRDAGGAERILDWDELVLATGAAPRPLPGQPEHPRITFFHTHEDMKALHADLAGGKLRHAVIIGAGFLGCELAEAFAALWGAEVTLLESAPAPLPGLLDAEVGAIVAAALRSEDVDLRLGATVESIDADDERVRIRLAGGEIVEGDVAVVAIGVRPEIELAAAAGVRLGPTGAVAVDERLATSTPHVWAVGDAAETRHVLTGRPVHVPLGSLANRQGRTLANILAGRDDAFPPVAGACALRVFDLNVAATGLTRAAAAAAGLETRSVWITAHDTADYWPESREIAIQLSYRPDTRQVTGVQAAGEGEVAKRIDTATQLLAQGATLADFTHLEHAYAPPYAPALEPLAVAAMVAENLEDGIEPLAPEDLADRLRILDVRHASESGARPLELDGVTHLSLESLRHGSGDLDLQPWVVVCERGTRSAEAVRWLRARGVAATYLGGGLRWRSLASLDE
- a CDS encoding tetratricopeptide repeat protein, translated to MASAAADNKSRIEELRRAVADTPDSAPAHMKLGTALLHAGAAKKAEECLRRAVELDPTFDEAWVNLGGILLGRWDFAGCVEVNRRVAEHSPDLVQAHYNQGLGHLYLHQAEEMVACFRHVLAIDPDHAGGHYHLAVGLLELGEVANARASLDRAVGLGHSPAPEFLKELERKSGGTRPGTDDKRQSDGHTSEK
- a CDS encoding (Fe-S)-binding protein, translated to MDLKPDQMEYYDHSDLENVDLRPPRRGWMDTPADFRPGSWIYPAKPKHLEYLGMPNPREWSPTDEDWKLPENWQQIIHEGFKERLGKYRSFQIFMDTCVRCGACADKCHFYIGGGDPKNMPVLRAELLRSVYRNDFTAVGKLLGRFAGGRKLTVDVIKEWFYYFYQCTECRRCSVFCPYGIDTAEITMMARELLHLIGLGVNWVMEPVANCSRTGNHIGIQPHGLKDTLEFFAEDIEEVTGIHIDPPINKKGAEILFVTPSGDFLADPGTFTCMGYMMLFHELGLDYTWSTYASDGGNFGLFTSAEAMKKLNAKNYAEAKRLGVKWILGGECGHMWRVMHQYMDTMNGPADFLEVPRSPITGTVFEHARSTKMVHIAEFTADLIRHGKLKLDPSRNDHIRVTFHDSCNPARAMGLFEEPRYVIRNVCNNFFEMPENTIREQTFCCGGGAGLGTDENMEMRLRGGLPRGNAVRHVRDKFDVNQLACICAIDRATLTTVCDYWAPGVKVTGIHELVANAMVMKGQKERTMNLRLEPLEAGAAVGAAGKGEGDA